A portion of the Acidobacteriaceae bacterium genome contains these proteins:
- a CDS encoding pyridoxal phosphate-dependent aminotransferase — translation MSSATAASRKVLTDRINRIEVSATMAITAEALKMKAAGIDLADFGAGEPHFSTPQHIKDAAIEAIHSNFTRYTAVAGIPQVRKAIVDRHAEDFGTNYTPEECVFSAGGKLAIFNAAEVLIDHGDEVIIPTPFWVSYKDIVEFVGGKCVFVETSEAENFRVTKEMIEAAITPKTKAIILNFPSNPSGAILPKEDLFAIIQLCHERGIYALLDECYVYLAFDGDIYSGASLTECKEHIIVLGSLSKTYAMTGWRAGFALGPKQIISAMSKLQSQSTSNTSSIVQRASIAALSSSQECVAEMRADYIKLRDRVLEGFKTIPGLTCTVPQGAFYVYPNIKNFIGKGGITSASDLAAKLLTEAHIVCVPAEPFGTKEHIRLSYAVSADVIDKGIERLRTFLGNLK, via the coding sequence ATGAGTTCAGCTACAGCTGCATCACGCAAAGTTCTTACCGACCGCATCAACCGTATTGAAGTATCGGCCACGATGGCCATTACTGCCGAAGCGCTGAAGATGAAGGCTGCAGGGATTGACCTCGCCGACTTCGGTGCCGGTGAGCCGCACTTCTCGACCCCGCAGCACATCAAAGACGCAGCCATTGAAGCGATTCATTCGAACTTCACGCGTTACACGGCTGTAGCCGGTATCCCGCAGGTGCGTAAGGCGATCGTCGATCGTCATGCGGAGGACTTTGGCACGAATTACACGCCGGAAGAGTGCGTGTTTTCGGCAGGCGGCAAGCTGGCAATCTTCAACGCCGCAGAAGTTCTGATCGACCACGGCGATGAGGTCATCATCCCGACGCCGTTCTGGGTGAGCTACAAGGACATCGTTGAGTTCGTCGGCGGCAAGTGCGTCTTCGTCGAGACGAGCGAAGCGGAGAACTTCCGCGTGACGAAGGAGATGATCGAAGCCGCGATCACGCCGAAGACGAAGGCGATCATTCTCAACTTTCCGTCGAACCCCTCGGGCGCGATTCTGCCGAAGGAAGACCTGTTCGCGATCATTCAGCTTTGCCATGAGCGCGGCATCTATGCGCTGCTCGACGAGTGCTACGTGTACCTCGCGTTCGATGGCGACATCTACTCGGGCGCTTCGCTGACCGAGTGCAAGGAGCACATCATCGTGCTCGGCTCGCTCTCGAAGACCTATGCGATGACGGGCTGGCGTGCTGGCTTTGCGCTGGGACCGAAGCAGATCATCTCGGCGATGAGCAAGCTGCAGTCACAGTCGACGTCAAACACGTCGAGCATCGTGCAGCGTGCGTCGATCGCAGCTCTGTCGTCGTCGCAGGAGTGCGTTGCGGAGATGCGTGCGGATTACATCAAGCTTCGCGACCGCGTGCTGGAAGGCTTCAAGACGATTCCTGGCCTGACGTGCACGGTGCCGCAGGGTGCGTTCTACGTCTATCCGAACATCAAGAACTTCATCGGCAAGGGTGGCATTACGAGCGCAAGCGACCTCGCCGCGAAGCTGCTGACGGAAGCGCACATCGTGTGCGTTCCTGCTGAGCCGTTCGGCACGAAGGAGCACATTCGCCTGTCGTATGCGGTGTCGGCTGATGTGATCGACAAGGGCATCGAGCGCCTGCGTACCTTCCTCGGCAACCTGAAGTAG
- a CDS encoding mannose-1-phosphate guanylyltransferase produces the protein MASNDAVKFAPVILAGGSGTRFWPRSRRARAKQVLALEGTRTMIQQTLARLKPVASAADTWVITNGWLRDVIVEQLPEVTGEHVISEPCARNTAPACALAAFLLEKAAPETVLGIFPSDHVVANTKRFAEVLAKGIELAAAGENIVVLGVPPTRAETGYGYIEQGAVYERDEQAKGFAPIVVHRVKRFREKPDAHTAEKFLAAGNFVWNGGIFLWSAKTLCAAVREHIPDLAEPLEKIAAAYGTPEFDAVFAREYPNCENISVDYAILERRSTKGEKRSDIYCLPADFGWNDLGSWASLYEHRVEHEGDNVLDGETTGVFAIQSSGNYVYAPGKTVALLGVDDLVVVETEDALLITTRARSQDVSKIVRAVHEGGREDLI, from the coding sequence ATGGCAAGCAACGATGCTGTGAAGTTTGCACCGGTCATTCTGGCAGGCGGTAGCGGGACGCGGTTCTGGCCGCGCTCGCGCCGCGCCCGCGCCAAGCAGGTGCTGGCGCTTGAAGGCACTCGTACGATGATTCAGCAGACGCTGGCTCGGTTGAAGCCGGTCGCGTCCGCTGCGGATACGTGGGTGATCACGAATGGCTGGCTTCGCGATGTGATCGTGGAGCAGTTGCCGGAAGTCACTGGCGAGCACGTTATCAGCGAGCCTTGTGCGCGAAACACTGCGCCTGCGTGTGCGCTGGCTGCGTTCCTGCTGGAGAAGGCAGCGCCGGAGACGGTGCTGGGCATCTTCCCCAGCGACCACGTGGTGGCGAACACGAAGCGCTTTGCCGAGGTTCTTGCGAAGGGCATCGAGCTTGCTGCTGCAGGCGAAAACATCGTGGTGCTCGGTGTTCCGCCGACTCGTGCTGAGACGGGATACGGCTACATCGAGCAGGGCGCGGTGTACGAGCGTGATGAGCAGGCGAAGGGCTTTGCGCCGATCGTTGTGCATCGCGTGAAGCGCTTCCGTGAAAAGCCGGACGCTCACACCGCCGAGAAGTTTCTGGCGGCAGGGAACTTCGTTTGGAACGGTGGCATCTTCCTGTGGAGCGCGAAGACTCTGTGTGCTGCCGTTCGCGAGCACATTCCTGATCTCGCCGAGCCGCTGGAGAAGATTGCGGCTGCGTACGGCACGCCGGAGTTCGACGCAGTGTTTGCGCGGGAGTACCCGAACTGCGAGAACATCTCGGTGGATTACGCGATCCTCGAACGCCGTTCGACCAAGGGCGAGAAGCGTTCGGACATCTACTGCCTGCCGGCAGACTTCGGATGGAATGATCTTGGCTCGTGGGCTTCCTTGTATGAACACCGCGTTGAGCACGAGGGCGACAACGTGCTCGATGGTGAGACGACGGGCGTATTTGCGATCCAGTCGAGCGGCAACTATGTGTATGCGCCGGGTAAGACGGTTGCGTTGCTGGGTGTCGATGACCTGGTCGTGGTGGAGACGGAAGACGCTCTGCTGATCACGACGCGCGCGCGTTCGCAGGATGTCAGTAAGATTGTGCGGGCTGTGCACGAAGGCGGCCGAGAAGATTTGATTTAG
- a CDS encoding class I SAM-dependent methyltransferase has product MHNSPVGTMSLEEQFGQIDIYVFDQILRGNIAPPMTVLDAGCGYGRNLVYLLREGCKVLALDANPAGVEHVRALAGLLAPELPAENFRVGAIESMPFEDGVADVVLCNSVLHFARDEEHFLAMVEELWRCVKPGGVLFCRLGSRIGMEFERLHGQIFRINDGSEWFLVDEAALMSMTEQMNALMVDPLKTTVVQDHRCMTTWVLRKRR; this is encoded by the coding sequence ATGCATAACTCCCCCGTGGGGACGATGAGCCTGGAGGAGCAGTTCGGGCAGATCGATATTTACGTTTTTGACCAGATTCTGCGCGGTAATATTGCGCCGCCGATGACGGTGTTGGACGCTGGCTGCGGCTACGGTCGGAACCTGGTTTACCTGCTGCGCGAAGGCTGCAAGGTGCTGGCGTTGGATGCGAATCCAGCGGGCGTGGAGCATGTTCGGGCGCTGGCGGGGTTGCTGGCTCCGGAGCTTCCGGCAGAGAACTTCCGCGTGGGTGCGATTGAGTCGATGCCGTTTGAAGACGGCGTGGCCGACGTGGTGCTGTGTAACTCGGTGCTGCACTTTGCGCGGGACGAAGAGCACTTTCTGGCGATGGTGGAGGAGCTTTGGCGGTGCGTAAAGCCGGGCGGTGTCCTGTTCTGCCGGTTGGGTTCGCGCATTGGCATGGAGTTTGAACGGCTGCATGGGCAGATCTTCCGGATCAACGATGGCAGTGAGTGGTTTCTGGTGGATGAAGCCGCTTTGATGTCGATGACCGAGCAGATGAATGCGCTGATGGTGGACCCGCTGAAAACGACCGTCGTGCAGGACCACCGGTGCATGACGACGTGGGTGTTACGAAAGCGTCGATAA
- the coaD gene encoding pantetheine-phosphate adenylyltransferase, which translates to MSLIAIYPGTFDPLTNGHLDLIARGARLADELVVAILRNSEKGAPLFSVPEREEMTREAVREFGNVRVATFDGLMVEFARSIQARAVIRGIRAVSDYEYEFQMAMMNRKLAPELETLFMMPAEKYTYVSSRMIKGVVELGGDISELVPPVVLERLRRKVPERLDA; encoded by the coding sequence ATGTCTTTGATTGCGATATATCCCGGAACGTTTGATCCGTTGACGAATGGGCACCTGGACCTGATTGCGCGAGGAGCGCGGTTGGCCGATGAACTGGTCGTGGCCATTCTGCGCAACTCGGAGAAGGGCGCGCCGCTGTTCAGCGTGCCGGAGCGCGAAGAGATGACGCGCGAGGCGGTGCGTGAGTTTGGTAACGTTCGTGTGGCGACGTTCGATGGGCTGATGGTGGAGTTTGCCCGGTCGATTCAGGCGCGCGCCGTGATTCGCGGTATTCGCGCGGTCTCCGATTACGAGTACGAGTTTCAGATGGCGATGATGAATCGCAAGCTGGCGCCGGAGCTGGAGACGCTCTTTATGATGCCCGCAGAGAAGTACACGTATGTGAGCTCGCGGATGATCAAAGGCGTGGTGGAGCTAGGCGGAGATATCTCAGAACTGGTGCCGCCGGTGGTGCTGGAGCGGTTGCGCCGAAAGGTTCCGGAGCGTTTGGATGCATAA
- a CDS encoding glutamate synthase-related protein, giving the protein MFDHDSCGVGFVASALYKPSRKILDDALTALSRLAHRGAVAADGSSSDGVGIMTGVPRKLLLESAGVTLEDDQTLGVGMLFTPATARNVQSVVESCLRSQELEVLTWREVPTKPEVLGEIARSTMPMIQQVLVKDASKHDIGPMERRLYLARKQFERAVENGEVEGYFCSLSSTTLVYKSMCMGSLLPQFFTDLQSPEYVTPFAIFHQRYATNTLPAWHRAQPGRKLGHNGEINTVWGNRSRMDARDSSLPVECKPVLTKDGTDSTSLDETIELISQNGRTIAEAVRMLLPPAMVKRFHPFLKYHQDVAEPWDGPAAIAFSDGVVVGAALDRNGLRPCRYAITSDGLVVAGSEAGLVDLDPATVIESGRLGPGEMLGVDMAERKIYHNEEMLDEFDVRATYVELAEDTPLEAIAAGETAVGEELQRLQKGFGYTKEDVNMILKPMAATGKDAVWSMGDDTPLAFLAKSPRPLYAFFRQRFAQVTNPAIDPLRESVVVSLHSRLGPWAHMLDKHATLPGLTMESPFLSLGQMAALRAGEYPHKEDLRLEELKCTFAPNFSLEQATDQLAREAVELVRSGVRLLILTDRGANAQALPVPMAMATGIVHEALVQAGLRTLCGIAVEAGDARDIHHMAVLLGYGAGAVCPWLALESAKALAPEDVNGEKLMLKSLDAGIAKVMSKMGISVVNSYRCAHLFDILGLHRSVVDRCFPGTPAPLSGVGFAELDRRLRLSWEAPAVDGAPVSDLPDYGWVRFRKSDVSEPHKWAPLNVKSLQTVMGSTRAGVPAEDPSSAFQIFSRAVDTTEPSTLRELMEIRPAGPELALDEVEKPDTLCHRFIASAMSLGSLSPEAHQTITAAMNMIGARSNTGEGGEDPAVYRPAGMAPQTPNGDGGSAVEANGSGGGAAVAELVQAPAVHTGVSLNNKIKQIASGRFGVTAEYLAHAEEIEIKVAQGAKPGEGGQLPGHKVSGLIARLRHAQPGVSLISPPPHHDIYSIEDLAQLIYDLKRVNPKAAVGVKLVSSMGVGTVAAGVAKAYADFIVIAGNNGGTGAAALSSIKYAGNPWELGLAEAQQQLRDSGMRGRVRLRADGGMSTARDVLVAALLGADEYAFGTAVLVALGCDMARQCHLNTCPTGIATQRPDLRAKFRGKPEHVVVLFQQIAADLQKLLAKFGLRSLEEAVGRVDLLEQVRFEGNLDLTPVLAQVGEGATRWMGGFNTRPGEDHPLDEPWTAPAIAAAKKGEPFYVKAEINNEHRSVGARLAGEAALLKVKGELESIDATFDLHGTAGQSFGSFAGTGTKIILTGQANDFVGKGLSGADLIIRAEGRAATESHEHVLLGNVALYGATAGRMFAAGRVGERFAVRNSGVTAVVEGAGDHACEYMTGGTVVILGRIGINFGAGMTGGSAWVWDIDGDILRDTRYHTEFLEAVTFEDATPEQQAGLNSLVKLHKELAHSKLAETMLAKWPAFAAQMVLFVPKPQA; this is encoded by the coding sequence CGAGCGACGGTGTGGGCATTATGACCGGCGTGCCGCGCAAGCTGCTGCTGGAGTCTGCCGGTGTGACGCTGGAAGACGACCAGACGCTGGGTGTGGGCATGTTGTTCACGCCCGCGACCGCACGTAATGTGCAGTCGGTGGTGGAAAGCTGCCTGCGTTCGCAGGAGCTGGAAGTGTTGACGTGGCGCGAGGTTCCTACCAAGCCGGAGGTGCTGGGTGAGATCGCCCGCTCGACGATGCCGATGATTCAGCAGGTGCTGGTGAAGGACGCGTCCAAGCATGACATTGGTCCGATGGAGCGCCGCCTGTATCTTGCGCGCAAGCAGTTTGAGCGCGCCGTGGAGAACGGTGAAGTGGAAGGTTACTTCTGCTCGCTGAGCTCGACGACGCTGGTCTACAAGTCCATGTGTATGGGCAGCCTGCTGCCGCAGTTCTTCACGGACCTGCAGTCGCCGGAGTATGTGACGCCGTTTGCGATCTTCCATCAGCGTTACGCGACGAATACGCTGCCGGCTTGGCACCGTGCGCAGCCGGGCCGCAAGCTGGGGCACAACGGCGAGATCAACACCGTGTGGGGCAATCGCTCACGCATGGATGCTCGCGATTCGTCGCTGCCGGTAGAGTGCAAGCCGGTGCTGACGAAGGACGGTACGGACTCGACCTCGCTGGACGAGACGATTGAGTTGATCTCGCAGAACGGACGCACGATCGCAGAAGCGGTCCGTATGTTGTTGCCGCCTGCGATGGTGAAGCGCTTCCACCCGTTCCTGAAGTACCACCAGGACGTCGCCGAGCCGTGGGACGGACCGGCCGCGATTGCGTTCTCTGATGGCGTGGTGGTTGGTGCTGCGCTTGACCGCAATGGTCTGCGCCCCTGCCGTTACGCGATTACGAGCGATGGTCTGGTTGTTGCAGGATCGGAAGCGGGTCTCGTTGACCTCGATCCGGCGACGGTGATCGAGTCGGGCCGCCTTGGCCCCGGCGAGATGCTGGGCGTGGACATGGCCGAGCGCAAGATCTATCACAACGAAGAGATGCTGGATGAGTTCGACGTGCGCGCAACGTACGTCGAGCTGGCCGAAGACACTCCGCTAGAAGCGATTGCTGCGGGGGAAACGGCTGTTGGGGAAGAGCTGCAGCGTCTGCAGAAGGGCTTCGGATACACGAAGGAAGACGTGAACATGATCCTGAAGCCGATGGCTGCGACCGGTAAGGACGCAGTCTGGTCGATGGGAGATGACACGCCGCTGGCGTTCCTGGCGAAGTCGCCGCGTCCGCTGTATGCGTTCTTCCGCCAGCGTTTTGCGCAGGTGACGAACCCGGCCATCGATCCGCTGCGCGAGAGCGTGGTGGTGAGCCTGCACTCGCGTCTTGGACCTTGGGCGCACATGCTGGACAAGCATGCGACGTTGCCGGGCCTGACGATGGAGTCGCCGTTCCTTTCTCTGGGACAGATGGCGGCACTGCGTGCGGGGGAGTATCCGCACAAGGAAGATCTGCGACTCGAAGAGCTGAAGTGCACGTTTGCGCCGAACTTCTCGCTGGAGCAGGCGACCGACCAACTGGCACGCGAAGCGGTGGAACTGGTGCGCTCGGGTGTTCGCCTGCTGATTCTGACGGATCGTGGAGCGAACGCGCAGGCCCTGCCGGTGCCGATGGCGATGGCTACGGGTATTGTGCACGAAGCGCTGGTTCAGGCTGGTCTGCGCACGTTGTGCGGCATTGCGGTGGAAGCGGGCGATGCTCGCGACATTCATCACATGGCCGTGCTGTTGGGATATGGTGCGGGCGCGGTGTGCCCGTGGCTGGCGCTGGAGAGCGCGAAGGCGTTGGCTCCGGAAGATGTTAACGGCGAGAAGCTGATGCTGAAGTCGCTCGATGCGGGCATTGCGAAGGTGATGTCGAAGATGGGCATTTCGGTGGTGAACAGCTACCGTTGCGCGCATCTGTTCGACATCCTCGGCCTGCACCGCAGCGTGGTGGACCGTTGCTTCCCGGGAACCCCGGCACCGCTGTCGGGTGTGGGTTTTGCGGAGCTGGATCGCCGCCTGCGTTTGAGCTGGGAAGCTCCTGCGGTGGATGGCGCACCGGTGAGCGACCTGCCGGATTATGGCTGGGTACGCTTCCGTAAGTCGGATGTGAGCGAGCCCCACAAGTGGGCTCCGCTGAACGTGAAGTCGCTGCAGACGGTGATGGGCTCGACGCGTGCGGGTGTTCCGGCGGAAGATCCGTCGAGCGCGTTCCAGATCTTCTCGCGTGCGGTGGATACGACCGAGCCGTCGACGTTGCGGGAGTTGATGGAGATTCGTCCGGCAGGGCCGGAGCTGGCGCTGGACGAGGTGGAGAAGCCGGATACGCTTTGCCACCGCTTCATCGCGTCGGCGATGTCGCTGGGCTCGTTGAGCCCGGAGGCGCATCAGACGATTACGGCTGCGATGAACATGATCGGCGCACGCTCGAACACGGGCGAAGGCGGCGAAGATCCTGCTGTGTATCGTCCGGCTGGCATGGCTCCGCAGACGCCGAACGGCGATGGCGGTTCGGCTGTCGAAGCGAACGGTTCTGGCGGTGGAGCTGCTGTGGCTGAGTTGGTGCAGGCTCCGGCGGTGCACACGGGCGTGAGCCTGAACAACAAGATCAAGCAGATTGCTTCGGGTCGCTTTGGCGTTACGGCCGAGTATCTGGCTCATGCAGAAGAAATTGAGATCAAGGTGGCGCAGGGAGCCAAGCCCGGTGAGGGCGGACAGCTTCCGGGGCACAAGGTTTCGGGACTGATCGCGCGGTTGCGCCATGCGCAGCCTGGCGTTTCTCTCATCTCGCCGCCGCCGCATCATGACATCTACTCGATCGAAGATCTGGCCCAGTTGATCTATGACTTGAAGCGTGTAAACCCGAAGGCTGCGGTTGGCGTGAAGCTGGTGTCGTCGATGGGTGTGGGTACGGTTGCGGCTGGTGTCGCGAAGGCGTATGCGGACTTCATCGTGATTGCGGGCAACAACGGCGGCACGGGCGCTGCGGCTCTGTCGAGCATCAAGTACGCTGGCAATCCGTGGGAGCTTGGCCTGGCGGAAGCGCAGCAGCAACTGCGCGATAGCGGCATGCGCGGTCGTGTACGTCTGCGTGCTGATGGCGGTATGTCGACGGCGCGCGATGTTCTGGTCGCTGCGCTGCTGGGCGCGGACGAGTATGCGTTTGGCACGGCCGTGCTGGTCGCGCTGGGTTGCGATATGGCGCGTCAGTGTCACTTGAACACCTGCCCGACCGGTATTGCGACGCAGCGTCCTGATCTGCGGGCGAAGTTCCGTGGTAAGCCGGAGCATGTGGTGGTGCTCTTCCAGCAGATTGCTGCTGACCTGCAAAAGCTTCTCGCGAAGTTCGGTCTGCGTTCGTTGGAAGAGGCGGTTGGCCGCGTGGATCTGCTGGAACAGGTGCGGTTTGAGGGCAACCTCGATCTGACGCCGGTACTGGCACAGGTGGGTGAAGGCGCGACGCGCTGGATGGGCGGCTTCAACACGCGTCCCGGCGAGGATCATCCCCTCGACGAGCCGTGGACCGCTCCGGCGATCGCGGCAGCGAAGAAGGGCGAGCCCTTCTACGTGAAGGCTGAGATCAACAACGAGCATCGCTCGGTGGGTGCGCGCCTGGCGGGCGAAGCGGCTCTGTTGAAGGTGAAGGGCGAACTCGAGTCGATCGATGCGACCTTTGATCTGCATGGCACGGCGGGACAGTCGTTTGGCTCGTTCGCCGGTACGGGAACGAAGATCATCCTGACCGGACAGGCGAATGACTTTGTTGGTAAGGGCCTGAGCGGTGCGGACCTGATCATCCGCGCAGAAGGTCGCGCAGCAACCGAGTCTCACGAGCATGTTCTGCTGGGCAACGTGGCGCTTTACGGCGCGACGGCTGGTCGTATGTTCGCGGCAGGCCGCGTGGGTGAGCGCTTTGCGGTGCGTAACTCCGGCGTGACGGCGGTAGTGGAAGGCGCGGGCGACCATGCCTGCGAGTACATGACCGGTGGCACGGTGGTGATCCTCGGACGCATCGGCATTAACTTCGGCGCGGGTATGACGGGTGGCTCGGCGTGGGTGTGGGATATTGACGGCGATATTCTGCGTGATACGCGCTATCACACGGAGTTCCTTGAGGCTGTGACGTTTGAGGACGCAACCCCGGAGCAGCAGGCTGGCTTGAACTCGCTGGTGAAGCTGCACAAGGAACTCGCGCACAGCAAGCTGGCGGAGACGATGTTGGCGAAGTGGCCAGCGTTCGCTGCGCAGATGGTGTTGTTCGTACCGAAGCCGCAGGCGTAA
- a CDS encoding DUF4139 domain-containing protein: protein MPRPLYLLTAPFLLLPLSLHAQRPKPASETSLPVTHVSLYKNGVGYFELSGHVTGNAAVTIPFTSSQLNDVLQSLTAIDLNGGRISGAGYNSTTPLEQQLKTLSLNLNENPTAADFYAAIRGARVAVSSGGASITGRLLSVEARSTEIKGEDTKTADKYFLTVASDEGTVRTVELTATTSVRLLDTALHTDVTRYLQLLDSNRSQGLRHLTLTDSGSGSRELHVSYISEVPVWKSTYRILVTGTNPTATLQGWSVVDNTTGTDWINVHLSLIAGAPQSFIQPLSQPIYTRRPEIPIAQEAQLTPQTFDSSIEANGKADRFTGGGLENLAAPAKLPPNFRTRNNNSNGIAGMAGGVPGGVAGGFGAMTDSVTVSAMSAEIAVPPPPPPPPSSYEDSVIASTTPTAKAAGFDDFFAYNLSEPITIRKNESALVPILQTKLPVESVTLLAYRNGYTSQPLRALWLTNNSGLTLDSGSFTIIESGNFSGEGLLDPIHPDEKRLLSYAADQAVHATADGDRSNEHITFLRGSRGVLNIHRIDQHEVTLVLHNAAPTTRTIVAEVPFVKGWKLDSLDASNSDPKPVETTPTVYRFRTELAPGETKRLHIGANRPSYATYYLTNSNDNLFQFILTTTNHDPALEAALQPILDARRNVAEAQNAVDITNAKFTSLRSDEDRQRANITALANADKGSRERFVRDLNKTEDDITATQTTLKQQRSTLDSAKADLATRIENFSINTKH from the coding sequence ATGCCGCGCCCGCTCTACCTGCTCACCGCGCCGTTCCTTCTTCTCCCTCTCAGCCTTCATGCTCAGCGCCCAAAACCAGCCTCCGAGACATCCCTCCCGGTCACCCACGTCTCGCTTTATAAAAACGGCGTCGGCTACTTCGAACTCTCAGGCCACGTCACCGGCAACGCCGCCGTCACCATCCCCTTCACCAGCTCGCAGCTCAACGACGTCCTGCAGTCGCTCACCGCCATCGACCTCAACGGCGGACGCATCTCTGGAGCGGGCTACAACTCCACCACACCGCTCGAGCAACAGCTCAAAACGCTCTCCCTCAACCTCAACGAGAACCCCACCGCCGCCGACTTCTACGCGGCGATTCGTGGCGCCCGTGTGGCCGTATCGTCCGGCGGAGCCAGCATCACCGGACGCCTGCTCTCCGTCGAAGCCCGCTCCACCGAGATCAAAGGCGAAGACACGAAGACCGCCGACAAATACTTCCTCACCGTAGCCTCCGACGAAGGCACCGTCCGCACCGTCGAGCTCACCGCCACCACCAGCGTCCGCCTGCTCGACACCGCGCTCCACACCGACGTCACCCGCTACCTGCAACTGCTCGACTCCAACCGCTCACAGGGCCTGCGCCACCTTACCCTCACCGACAGCGGCAGCGGCTCGCGCGAACTCCACGTCAGCTACATCTCCGAGGTTCCGGTCTGGAAGTCGACCTACCGCATCCTCGTCACCGGCACCAACCCCACGGCCACCCTGCAAGGCTGGTCCGTCGTAGACAACACCACCGGCACCGACTGGATCAACGTCCACCTCTCCCTCATCGCGGGCGCGCCACAGAGCTTCATCCAGCCTCTCTCGCAACCCATCTACACCCGCCGCCCCGAAATCCCCATCGCCCAGGAAGCCCAACTCACGCCGCAGACCTTCGACTCGTCGATTGAAGCGAATGGCAAAGCCGATCGCTTTACAGGCGGCGGTCTGGAGAACTTAGCCGCTCCAGCAAAGCTCCCACCCAACTTCCGTACGCGCAACAACAACAGCAATGGCATCGCTGGCATGGCAGGCGGAGTCCCCGGCGGAGTGGCAGGAGGCTTTGGAGCCATGACAGATAGCGTGACCGTAAGCGCCATGTCCGCAGAAATTGCGGTTCCACCACCTCCACCACCTCCACCATCCTCCTACGAAGATTCCGTCATCGCCTCCACCACACCCACCGCCAAAGCCGCAGGCTTCGACGACTTCTTCGCCTACAACCTTTCCGAACCCATCACCATTCGCAAGAACGAGTCCGCCCTCGTCCCCATCCTCCAGACCAAACTCCCCGTCGAATCCGTCACACTCCTCGCCTACCGCAACGGCTACACCTCGCAGCCGCTTCGCGCCCTCTGGCTTACCAACAACTCCGGCCTCACCCTCGACAGCGGCTCCTTCACCATCATCGAATCCGGCAACTTCTCCGGCGAAGGCCTCCTCGATCCCATCCACCCGGACGAAAAACGCCTCCTCTCCTACGCCGCCGACCAGGCCGTCCACGCCACCGCAGATGGCGACCGCTCCAACGAACACATCACCTTCCTGCGCGGCTCGAGAGGCGTACTGAACATCCACCGCATCGACCAGCACGAGGTCACACTCGTCCTGCACAACGCCGCGCCCACCACCCGCACCATCGTTGCCGAGGTGCCCTTCGTCAAAGGCTGGAAGCTCGATAGCCTCGACGCCTCCAACAGCGATCCCAAACCCGTCGAAACCACCCCGACCGTCTACCGCTTCCGCACCGAACTAGCTCCCGGGGAAACCAAGCGCCTCCACATCGGCGCCAACCGCCCCAGCTACGCCACCTACTACCTCACCAACTCCAACGACAACCTGTTCCAGTTCATCCTCACCACCACGAACCACGACCCCGCCCTCGAAGCCGCACTGCAACCGATCCTCGATGCCCGCCGGAACGTCGCCGAAGCTCAAAACGCCGTCGATATCACCAACGCCAAGTTCACCAGCCTCCGCTCCGACGAAGACCGCCAACGCGCCAACATCACCGCCCTCGCCAACGCCGACAAAGGCTCCCGCGAGCGCTTTGTCCGCGACCTGAACAAGACCGAAGACGACATCACCGCCACTCAAACTACCCTCAAACAGCAGCGATCCACTCTGGACAGCGCCAAAGCCGACCTCGCCACAAGAATTGAGAACTTCAGCATTAACACCAAGCACTAA